A stretch of the candidate division WOR-3 bacterium genome encodes the following:
- a CDS encoding hemerythrin domain-containing protein, whose product MKPRGPLMIEHRLIEKMLKLAEKELESIKKNKSVDPLFIDAIVDFIRTYADRTHHGKEEDILFKELENKILDAKDTKGMQELIDEHISARKAVKELVEAKTKFIHGDSSSIETIIDKLTFLTNFYPVHIEKEDKVFFPDTEKYFSDEELDNMLKEFLEFDRKMIHEKYNKLYQLLSENY is encoded by the coding sequence ATGAAGCCAAGAGGACCTCTGATGATAGAGCACCGTTTGATAGAAAAAATGTTGAAATTAGCTGAAAAGGAACTGGAATCTATCAAAAAAAACAAATCTGTCGATCCTCTTTTCATCGACGCAATCGTAGATTTTATCCGAACATACGCCGACCGTACGCACCATGGCAAAGAAGAAGACATACTTTTCAAAGAATTGGAAAATAAGATACTTGACGCCAAAGACACAAAGGGCATGCAGGAACTGATAGACGAGCATATTTCAGCGAGGAAAGCAGTAAAAGAACTTGTCGAAGCAAAAACAAAATTCATCCATGGTGATTCAAGCAGTATTGAGACGATAATTGATAAATTGACCTTTCTGACAAATTTTTATCCGGTACATATAGAAAAAGAGGACAAGGTTTTTTTCCCTGACACCGAAAAATACTTTTCAGATGAAGAATTAGATAATATGCTGAAAGAATTCTTGGAGTTTGACAGGAAAATGATCCATGAGAAATACAATAAACTCTATCAACTTTTATCTGAAAATTATTGA
- a CDS encoding T9SS type A sorting domain-containing protein: MKILKIEALLIALFGFAVPLLGWTEINVNDTLPVCDVQFLNDTVGYLTLDFDEVYEDSSRLYKTTDGGVNWNAIIFSDWCHQNCLYFYNENFGFAAGDIWEPADNPFYPLGTFGMIFKTENGGVQWDTFAWINSVEPVKRICIIDSIQCWTLTEHHICHTGNIFNPGVMPLQYTLTNGYFKNLFFHDSFNGYAVGMSNIAKGILYMTTNGGDNWIPNTILTGDIPPLRSIFFIDQNVGWAVGWYGCVYKTTDNGGSWNQQVSGVTDNLEDVYFFNENMGWIVGDDGTILYTDNGGVDWGSQNSGTNRDLKTVFFLDSLRGWVGGDSGTILCTQDGGTAVEEERVELTGSEFMMSLMPSNRTLNVSFHLNTDTHAEISVYNILGQGVFFMAQKKYSKGENSVEIDIADFPAGVYFTNFRTECWKVTETFFVIE, translated from the coding sequence ATGAAAATCTTGAAAATTGAAGCATTGCTGATCGCACTATTCGGTTTTGCGGTCCCATTGTTGGGATGGACGGAGATAAACGTCAACGACACCCTACCTGTCTGCGATGTTCAGTTCCTCAACGACACAGTGGGTTATTTGACACTCGATTTCGACGAAGTCTATGAAGACTCAAGCCGGTTGTACAAGACTACTGACGGAGGTGTTAACTGGAACGCAATTATTTTCAGCGACTGGTGTCACCAGAATTGTCTTTATTTCTACAATGAAAACTTCGGCTTTGCCGCAGGCGATATATGGGAACCCGCCGACAATCCTTTTTATCCTTTAGGAACTTTTGGTATGATTTTTAAGACAGAGAACGGCGGAGTTCAATGGGATACATTCGCATGGATTAACTCGGTTGAACCTGTGAAGAGAATATGCATTATAGACTCCATCCAATGCTGGACTCTAACCGAACATCATATTTGCCATACAGGCAATATATTTAATCCGGGCGTCATGCCACTTCAATATACTTTAACTAATGGATACTTTAAAAACTTATTCTTTCACGACTCATTCAACGGATACGCAGTCGGTATGAGCAATATTGCTAAGGGGATTTTGTATATGACTACCAACGGCGGCGATAATTGGATTCCGAATACCATCCTGACAGGAGATATCCCTCCATTGAGAAGCATTTTTTTCATCGATCAAAATGTCGGGTGGGCAGTGGGTTGGTATGGTTGTGTTTACAAGACAACCGACAACGGAGGGAGTTGGAATCAGCAGGTGTCAGGTGTGACGGATAATCTCGAAGATGTTTATTTCTTCAACGAAAACATGGGATGGATAGTCGGAGACGATGGGACAATACTCTACACTGATAACGGCGGGGTTGACTGGGGCAGTCAGAATTCGGGAACAAATCGCGACCTGAAGACAGTATTTTTTCTCGATTCGTTGAGAGGATGGGTCGGCGGAGACAGCGGGACGATTCTATGCACTCAAGACGGGGGAACGGCAGTCGAAGAAGAGCGCGTCGAGCTGACAGGTTCTGAATTTATGATGTCTCTAATGCCGTCAAACAGAACTTTGAATGTCTCTTTTCATCTGAACACTGACACTCATGCCGAGATATCTGTTTATAATATACTCGGACAGGGCGTCTTCTTTATGGCGCAAAAAAAGTATTCAAAAGGGGAGAATTCAGTCGAAATAGATATTGCGGATTTTCCTGCGGGTGTCTATTTTACGAACTTCAGAACTGAATGCTGGAAAGTAACGGAGACTTTTTTTGTGATTGAGTAA
- a CDS encoding T9SS type A sorting domain-containing protein has protein sequence MSLFFTIISVITAIACPLDPFSGDSPLDPAPPIYLTENTGRGLGDILLTIDVLALGIDGPSGLSWDGQYLYVASLLKDSVFVLDPFVPAIINKWATDAFAASPYGVAFDQNLWVTHISPDTAREYTVSGTATGNAFCTEPSGALYCADGSEWWQSGEVWFIGIGSACGNQAIKFSVPSGTVLDSIGDPAWTYISQRGMTYDPFNQKFWIGGWNSDSVWELNTDGSPTGRTFFMDGCAGIAYDWQSTYHPTPVLWISRQAADQIVMVDADNPAMGVEEYPVENSSKGGFRLVSLTDQSNRVEFRIYTPAGGQVHFSVYDIIGCNILERNLVNLNQGYNTIYWDRKDEQGHDVSAGVYFVRLNNSETTETGKFMIML, from the coding sequence ATGAGCCTTTTTTTCACAATTATTTCAGTGATTACAGCAATCGCCTGCCCTTTAGATCCCTTTTCAGGCGATTCACCTCTCGATCCCGCTCCACCGATATATTTGACAGAAAACACAGGCCGGGGTCTGGGAGACATTCTTCTTACAATTGATGTTCTTGCCCTGGGAATCGACGGGCCGAGCGGACTGAGCTGGGATGGTCAGTATTTATACGTAGCCTCCTTGCTGAAAGACTCTGTTTTTGTTCTGGATCCTTTCGTACCCGCAATCATCAACAAATGGGCGACGGACGCTTTCGCGGCTAGTCCCTATGGGGTCGCTTTTGATCAAAACCTCTGGGTAACCCATATATCCCCCGACACTGCGAGAGAATACACGGTTTCTGGAACAGCGACCGGCAACGCATTTTGCACCGAACCGAGCGGAGCTCTTTATTGCGCAGATGGAAGCGAATGGTGGCAAAGCGGTGAAGTCTGGTTTATCGGGATTGGATCCGCTTGCGGAAACCAGGCGATCAAGTTTTCTGTCCCCTCCGGCACGGTTCTCGATTCAATAGGAGATCCTGCCTGGACTTATATCTCTCAGCGCGGGATGACCTATGATCCTTTCAATCAGAAATTCTGGATCGGGGGATGGAACAGCGATTCAGTTTGGGAGTTGAACACAGACGGATCTCCTACTGGAAGAACTTTTTTCATGGACGGTTGCGCCGGCATTGCCTACGACTGGCAGTCGACATACCACCCGACTCCAGTACTTTGGATTTCAAGACAGGCGGCAGACCAAATTGTAATGGTAGATGCCGACAATCCAGCCATGGGGGTCGAAGAATACCCTGTCGAAAATTCATCTAAAGGCGGATTTCGCTTGGTTTCGCTGACCGACCAGAGCAATCGGGTTGAATTCAGGATTTACACTCCAGCCGGGGGGCAAGTACATTTCAGTGTTTACGATATAATTGGCTGTAATATTCTGGAAAGAAATCTTGTCAACCTCAACCAGGGTTACAACACAATTTACTGGGATAGAAAGGATGAACAAGGTCACGACGTATCCGCCGGAGTATATTTCGTCAGATTAAACAATTCAGAAACCACAGAAACAGGAAAATTCATGATTATGCTTTAG
- a CDS encoding DNRLRE domain-containing protein — protein MNILKILFAITSVLFFPVEHSLNSQTIEPIYDMFTDPDHATGHPVGELWVADYAPLSNYQRIMIMFDLSAYTGGKVDSAFLNLDRFFGCPSGTPTNVKLYAITETWNESWPENVHISHGTTEWASYSFIVNGWHRIDITSLVNSWLDESVANYGLVLRGLSGSKWSKFYSREASPGFCPYLELVNYTGVDESQGNISRIIEINAYPNPFYSHCQITVPEVSSIEIVALDGRVIYGAENFRGNFTWKPSESEKSGVYFVRALSNGQNFFRKITYIK, from the coding sequence ATGAATATTTTGAAAATTTTATTTGCGATAACATCGGTGCTATTTTTCCCCGTTGAACATTCCCTCAACTCACAGACAATCGAGCCAATCTACGACATGTTTACCGACCCAGACCATGCTACAGGACACCCTGTAGGGGAACTATGGGTGGCAGATTACGCTCCCCTCAGCAACTATCAGAGGATAATGATCATGTTCGATCTTTCCGCATATACCGGAGGGAAGGTCGACAGCGCTTTTTTAAACCTTGACAGATTTTTTGGCTGCCCCAGCGGAACACCTACAAATGTAAAATTATACGCAATAACTGAAACTTGGAACGAATCCTGGCCGGAAAACGTTCACATTTCTCATGGGACGACAGAATGGGCAAGTTACAGTTTTATTGTCAATGGATGGCACAGAATAGATATCACATCACTCGTAAATTCCTGGCTCGACGAGTCCGTGGCTAATTACGGCCTGGTTTTAAGAGGTCTGTCCGGAAGTAAATGGAGCAAGTTTTATTCACGGGAAGCTTCACCCGGCTTCTGCCCTTATCTTGAACTTGTCAACTACACCGGCGTGGATGAATCCCAGGGCAACATTTCCCGAATCATTGAAATCAACGCCTATCCGAATCCATTCTATTCACATTGTCAAATAACAGTTCCAGAAGTATCATCAATTGAAATAGTGGCTTTGGACGGAAGAGTAATTTATGGGGCTGAAAACTTTCGGGGCAACTTCACATGGAAGCCCAGTGAATCGGAAAAAAGCGGCGTCTATTTCGTCAGGGCTCTGTCCAACGGTCAAAACTTTTTCAGAAAAATCACTTACATCAAATAA